The Deltaproteobacteria bacterium genome has a segment encoding these proteins:
- a CDS encoding DedA family protein, with protein sequence MTTVRRLRRRLPLYWERFCWALLGLAAGGALLLWLAPDFAGTFLFTLYSMPANSLLPVPHEPGLLFAAKYYHPAWIALAGCVGTAVAAAIDYPVVRRAFEHPNIRRARNTRIYRLSVRWLMKFPFFTIFVFALTPLPIYVVRVLAPASGYPLWRYIFATVLGRFPRYYAIAWIGHLVQIPAWILVALFAAMVALLIAGSRVTDEIGIDGLEVLDASDSALPAVSDELAALADAGAPAGVDRAVATVRADERRSS encoded by the coding sequence GTGACCACCGTGCGCCGACTACGCCGCCGCCTGCCGCTTTACTGGGAGCGCTTTTGCTGGGCGCTGCTCGGACTTGCCGCGGGCGGTGCGCTGCTGCTGTGGCTCGCGCCCGATTTCGCCGGCACCTTCTTGTTCACGCTGTACTCGATGCCGGCCAACTCGCTGCTGCCGGTCCCGCACGAGCCGGGCTTGTTGTTCGCGGCCAAGTACTACCACCCCGCGTGGATCGCGCTGGCGGGATGCGTCGGCACCGCCGTCGCGGCCGCGATCGACTACCCGGTCGTCCGGCGCGCGTTCGAACACCCGAACATCCGCCGCGCGCGCAACACGCGCATCTACCGGCTGTCGGTGCGCTGGCTGATGAAGTTCCCGTTTTTCACGATCTTCGTGTTCGCGCTGACGCCGCTTCCGATCTACGTCGTCCGGGTGCTGGCACCGGCCAGCGGCTACCCGCTGTGGCGCTACATCTTCGCGACCGTACTGGGCCGGTTCCCGCGCTACTACGCGATCGCCTGGATCGGCCACCTGGTGCAGATCCCCGCGTGGATTCTGGTCGCCCTGTTCGCCGCGATGGTCGCGCTGCTGATCGCCGGCAGCCGCGTCACCGACGAAATTGGCATCGACGGACTCGAGGTGCTCGACGCATCGGACAGCGCCTTGCCGGCCGTGTCGGACGAACTCGCGGCACTCGCCGACGCCGGCGCGCCGGCCGGCGTCGACCGCGCGGTTGCCACTGTTCGCGCGGACGAACGCCGCTCCTCGTAG
- the tkt gene encoding transketolase, translating to MPDKALDHLSINAIRSLAIDAIQQANSGHPGLPLGAAPMAYVLWTRHLRHNPRDPAWPDRDRFVLSAGHGSMLLYALLHLTGYDVSLDDLRQFRQWGSKTPGHPEVHVTPGVETTTGPLGQGAANAVGIAIAERALAHRFNRPGHTVVDHMTYALVSDGDLMEGVAAEAASLAGHLGLGKLVYLYDANGVCLDGPTDETFTEDVGRRFEAYGWQVIHVADGDTDIDAIDRAIQTARDCGDRPSLIVVKTTIGFGSPNKQGTSKAHGAPLGAEEVELTKRALGIDDLTPFAVPAAAVAHFRTAIDRGGAAQADWQRRLDAWEADHPDLAAEWRRRWARELPAGWDAELPSWPAGEAVATRVAAGKAENAIAAALPELLGGDADLSCSTMTAIAGGGSFDGRTGAGRNIHFGVREHAMGAICNGMDYHGGVRPFASTFFVFSDYMRPAVRIAALNRQPVIYVWTHDSIALGEDGPTHQPVEHLMSLRAMPNLHVVRPADANEAAEAWRYAVRRTDGPTALVLTRQKVPTLDRSVYPPAAELVRGAYVLVDADDPQALILATGSEVHVALAAHRQLAAGGVRARVVAMPCWEAFAEQPADYRERVLPKAVRARVAVEAGVTLGWERWIGDVGIAVGLDRFGASAPGPVLLERLGIHAAAVVDAVRAAIDRAG from the coding sequence ATGCCGGACAAAGCACTGGACCACCTGAGCATCAACGCGATCCGGTCGCTCGCGATCGACGCGATTCAGCAGGCCAATTCGGGGCACCCGGGGTTGCCCCTCGGCGCCGCGCCGATGGCCTACGTGTTGTGGACGCGGCACCTGCGCCACAATCCGCGCGACCCGGCGTGGCCCGACCGGGACCGGTTCGTGCTGTCCGCGGGGCACGGCAGCATGCTGCTGTACGCGCTGTTGCACCTCACCGGCTACGACGTGTCGCTCGACGACCTGCGCCAGTTCCGCCAGTGGGGCTCGAAGACGCCGGGGCACCCGGAGGTCCACGTCACGCCCGGCGTCGAGACGACGACCGGTCCGCTCGGCCAGGGCGCGGCCAACGCGGTCGGCATTGCGATCGCCGAACGCGCGCTCGCACATCGGTTCAACCGGCCGGGGCACACGGTCGTCGACCACATGACCTACGCGCTCGTGTCCGACGGCGATCTGATGGAGGGCGTCGCCGCCGAGGCCGCGTCGCTCGCGGGGCACCTGGGCCTCGGCAAGCTCGTCTACCTGTACGATGCCAACGGCGTGTGTCTCGACGGCCCGACCGACGAGACGTTCACCGAGGACGTCGGCCGCCGGTTCGAGGCCTACGGCTGGCAGGTCATTCACGTGGCCGACGGAGACACGGACATCGACGCGATCGATCGGGCGATCCAGACCGCGCGCGACTGCGGCGATCGGCCGTCGCTGATCGTCGTCAAGACCACCATCGGATTCGGTTCGCCGAACAAGCAGGGCACGTCGAAGGCGCACGGCGCGCCGCTCGGGGCCGAGGAGGTGGAGCTGACCAAGCGCGCGCTCGGCATCGACGACCTCACCCCGTTTGCCGTGCCGGCCGCAGCGGTCGCGCACTTTCGCACGGCGATCGACCGGGGCGGCGCGGCTCAGGCGGACTGGCAGCGACGGCTGGATGCGTGGGAGGCAGACCATCCGGACCTCGCCGCCGAATGGCGCCGCCGGTGGGCGCGCGAACTGCCGGCGGGGTGGGATGCCGAGCTGCCGAGCTGGCCCGCCGGCGAGGCGGTCGCGACCCGCGTTGCGGCGGGCAAGGCGGAAAACGCGATCGCCGCGGCACTGCCGGAGCTATTGGGCGGCGACGCCGACCTGTCGTGCTCGACGATGACCGCGATCGCCGGCGGCGGGTCGTTCGACGGCCGCACCGGCGCGGGACGCAACATCCACTTCGGCGTGCGCGAGCACGCGATGGGGGCGATCTGCAACGGCATGGACTACCACGGCGGCGTCCGGCCGTTTGCGTCGACGTTCTTCGTGTTCAGCGACTACATGCGCCCGGCGGTCCGCATCGCCGCGCTCAACCGCCAGCCGGTGATCTACGTGTGGACGCACGACTCGATCGCCCTGGGCGAGGACGGGCCGACGCACCAGCCGGTCGAGCATTTGATGTCGCTGCGCGCGATGCCCAACCTGCACGTGGTGCGCCCGGCGGACGCGAACGAGGCCGCGGAGGCGTGGCGCTACGCGGTGCGGCGGACCGATGGCCCGACCGCGCTGGTATTGACCCGCCAGAAGGTGCCGACACTCGACCGGTCGGTGTACCCGCCCGCCGCGGAATTGGTGCGCGGCGCGTATGTGTTGGTCGATGCCGACGACCCGCAGGCCCTGATCCTCGCGACCGGTTCCGAGGTGCACGTCGCCCTCGCCGCTCACCGCCAGCTGGCCGCCGGCGGCGTGCGCGCGCGGGTCGTCGCGATGCCGTGCTGGGAGGCGTTTGCCGAGCAGCCCGCCGACTACCGCGAGCGCGTGCTGCCCAAGGCGGTGCGTGCGCGCGTGGCGGTCGAAGCGGGTGTGACGCTCGGATGGGAGCGGTGGATCGGCGACGTCGGGATCGCGGTCGGGCTCGACCGCTTCGGCGCCTCGGCGCCGGGGCCGGTGTTGCTCGAGCGCCTCGGCATCCACGCCGCGGCGGTGGTCGACGCGGTGCGCGCTGCGATCGACCGGGCGGGCTGA
- a CDS encoding MFS transporter yields MTSPSYRALVRANPAFRRLWLGDVASFLGDWFNLIAIYTSVQALTSSKLAVGAVVAAKTLPNFLMIPVAGPIVDRFDRRRLLLAADFARAGCAAGLIAAHAAGSLAALYGLTFAMVVFTAIAFPAKKAALPMVVPRDHIGAANALMGATWSVMLAIGAALGGAAVATVGVAASFAIDGATYLMSAALFAGLPRLRPPAAALGGSARFSDAVRYLRRAPDVLATACVKPFGSVANGAVVALIPLYGTVAFERRGALWMGLLYAARGAGAAVGSLGLRAWSRDRPPALRRLIAVGFALIAAGMAIAGTAGSMAVAAAGFFVAAVGSGGNWVLSGTLLQLEADPTFHGRVFSIEFGVGTLVLALSGIAVGAVQDALGVTVFEAALWWGALAVPGLVFWLAVLAAMRRGDARRPAASPPLHPAPPA; encoded by the coding sequence ATGACGTCGCCGAGCTACCGCGCGCTCGTGCGCGCGAATCCCGCGTTTCGCCGGCTATGGCTCGGCGACGTGGCGAGCTTTCTCGGCGATTGGTTCAACCTGATCGCGATCTACACGTCGGTACAGGCGCTCACCAGCAGCAAGCTGGCCGTCGGTGCGGTCGTTGCGGCCAAGACGCTGCCGAACTTCTTGATGATCCCGGTTGCCGGGCCAATCGTCGATCGCTTCGACCGGCGGCGTCTGCTGCTGGCCGCGGACTTTGCGCGGGCTGGCTGCGCCGCCGGCCTGATCGCCGCCCACGCCGCGGGCTCCCTCGCGGCGCTGTACGGGCTGACGTTTGCGATGGTCGTGTTTACCGCGATCGCCTTTCCGGCGAAGAAGGCGGCGCTGCCGATGGTCGTGCCGCGGGACCACATCGGCGCGGCGAACGCGCTGATGGGGGCCACGTGGTCGGTGATGCTCGCGATCGGAGCCGCGCTCGGCGGAGCGGCGGTCGCCACCGTCGGCGTCGCGGCGTCGTTCGCGATCGACGGCGCGACCTACCTGATGTCGGCCGCGCTGTTCGCCGGGCTGCCGCGGCTCCGCCCGCCGGCGGCCGCGCTGGGCGGCAGCGCACGGTTTTCCGACGCGGTCCGCTACCTGCGGCGCGCGCCCGACGTGCTGGCGACGGCGTGCGTCAAGCCGTTCGGCTCGGTGGCCAACGGCGCGGTCGTCGCGTTGATTCCGCTGTACGGCACGGTCGCGTTCGAGCGCCGCGGCGCCCTGTGGATGGGCCTTCTGTACGCGGCGCGCGGCGCCGGCGCGGCGGTCGGCTCGCTCGGCCTGCGCGCGTGGTCGCGCGATCGCCCGCCCGCGCTGCGCCGGCTCATTGCGGTCGGCTTCGCGCTGATCGCGGCCGGCATGGCGATCGCGGGGACTGCCGGGTCCATGGCCGTCGCGGCCGCCGGGTTCTTCGTGGCGGCCGTGGGATCGGGCGGCAACTGGGTGCTGTCGGGCACCCTGCTGCAGCTCGAGGCCGATCCCACCTTCCACGGGCGCGTGTTCTCCATCGAGTTCGGCGTCGGCACACTGGTGCTGGCGCTCAGCGGCATTGCGGTCGGCGCGGTCCAGGACGCGCTCGGCGTGACCGTATTCGAGGCGGCGTTGTGGTGGGGCGCTCTCGCCGTGCCGGGCCTGGTGTTCTGGCTGGCGGTGCTCGCGGCGATGCGGCGCGGCGACGCGCGGCGCCCGGCGGCATCTCCGCCGCTTCACCCGGCGCCGCCGGCATAA